One stretch of Nicotiana tabacum cultivar K326 chromosome 18, ASM71507v2, whole genome shotgun sequence DNA includes these proteins:
- the LOC107806732 gene encoding protein NLP7-like isoform X2 encodes MECVFSEQAWSRQPNGLWVFWSERDDAEQLQNHFSFTADVVTKRMAIKERVKIALQHVEKLSCNYLIQYWASIVIDGQTFLTTSDQPFGLTRLEYGLCSYRKKCLSHAIPVELKNGTQCENDLGPPGRVFKHRLPELCTNMKNYSKQEFPLRDDAVAWSIQWCYTVPVFDPSRDTFVGVLELVTSHQTKEWICGNSVLPIFKMLQVLDDRQCALGGLYKAIEVVCQKHQFLFAQIWVSVADSWCTGKAITVRQRHIAINNNQNLSLFKYASGLQYILEGYGVVGRAFSSKSSCFCRDVTRLSIMEYPLVTCAREAGLTSCFAICLSAPGNDDNVFILEFFLPPNELLHRNLQDFLKLVLDTAKQQLQHVKVAVGHDFGEKLPVEVIKISSDDELDSFDICQTTKELHNVEPLPNGGELMLLDTPNQQSFSSETNQQLSLDIDEINAERDSIAVSEEQCNSAGSSTSAKTSQNKERKLQLELSTRQAKQGANAVNKRKNGKRTFTSESEIQKERERIEQDHNINLKKIEDRSSMTQDAAADGLGVGKSTLKRICRLYGITRWPPKNKEKKRKCSHSRK; translated from the exons ATGGAGTGTGTGTTCAGTGAACAAGCCTGGTCCCGCCAACCCAATGGtctatgggttttttggagtgaACGTGATGATGCAGAGCAGCTTCAGAATCACTTCTCCTTCA CTGCAGATGTTGTTACTAAacgcatggcaatcaaggaaagAGTTAAGATTGCACTACAACATGTAGAGAAATTGTCCTGCAATTATCTTATTCAGTACTGGGCTAGTATTGTAATTGATGGCCAGACTTTCCTAACAACTTCAGATCAGCCTTTTGGTCTTACCAGACTTGAATACGGACTATGTTCGTACAGGAAAAAGTGCCTGAGCCATGCAATTCCTGTTGAGCTGAAGAACGGTACCCAATGTGAAAATGACCTTGGTCCCCCCGGACGTGTGTTCAAACATAGGTTGCCTGAACTATGTACAAACATGAAGAATTACAGCAAACAAGAGTTCCCTTTACGGGATGATGCTGTAGCCTGGAGCATACAATGGTGTTATACTGTCCCTGTCTTTGATCCATCTCGAGACACCTTTGTCGGGGTCCTTGAGTTGGTCACCAGTCACCAAACAAAAGAATGGATATGTGGAAACTCTGTCTTGCCCATTTTCAAGATGCTCCAG gttttggatgaccggCAATGTGCTCTTGGTGGATTATACAAGGCAATCGAAGTGGTATGTCAAAAACATCAATTTCTCTTTGCTCAGATTTGGGTCAGTGTTGCTGATTCATGGTGCACGGGAAAAGCTATCACTGTTAGACAACGACACATTGCAATCAACAATAACCAAAACTTAAGTTTATTCAAATATGCAAGTGGTCTTCAATACATATTAGAAGGATATGGTGTTGTTGGCAGGGCTTTCTCATCAAAATCTTCATGCTTTTGCCGAGATGTAACACGGTTGAGCATAATGGAATACCCCTTGGTAACTTGTGCTCGCGAAGCTGGTTTAACTAGTTGTTTTGCTATCTGTTTAAGTGCTCCGGGCAATGATGACAATGTTTTCATACTAGAGTTCTTCTTGCCCCCAAATGAGCTTCTGCATAGGAATCTACAAGACTTCCTGAAGTTAGTTTTGGACACGGCGAAACAACAGTTGCAACACGTTAAGGTTGCAGTCGGACATGATTTTGGAGAGAAGTTACCTGTTGAAGTCATCAAGATTTCTTCTGACGATGAACTTGATTCTTTTGATATCTGTCAAACTACTAAAGAACTGCATAATGTTGAGCCATTGCCAAATGGAGGAGAGTTGATGTTGCTTGACACACCAAATCAGCAGTCTTTTTCTTCCGAAACAAATCAGCAACTGAGTTTGGATATTGATGAGATAAATGCTGAAAGGGATAGCATAGCTGTAAGTGAAGAACAGTGCAATTCCGCTGGATCTTCAACTAGCGCTAAAACCTcacaaaacaaagaaagaaaactgCAGCTGGAATTATCAACACGACAGGCAAAGCAGGGAGCAAATGCtgtgaacaaaagaaaaaacggTAAACGGACATTTACCTCTGAGTCAGAGATtcagaaagaaagagagaggatAGAACAGGACCATAACATCAACCTCAAAAAAATTGAAGACCGTTCGTCAATGACTCAAGATGCCGCTGCCGATGGTTTGGGAG TTGGCAAATCAACACTGAAGCGTATATGTAGATTATACGGTATAACTAGATGGCCACCCAAGAataaggagaagaaaagaaaatgctcCCACTCTCGAAAATGA
- the LOC107806732 gene encoding protein NLP7-like isoform X1: MECVFSEQAWSRQPNGLWVFWSERDDAEQLQNHFSFTADVVTKRMAIKERVKIALQHVEKLSCNYLIQYWASIVIDGQTFLTTSDQPFGLTRLEYGLCSYRKKCLSHAIPVELKNGTQCENDLGPPGRVFKHRLPELCTNMKNYSKQEFPLRDDAVAWSIQWCYTVPVFDPSRDTFVGVLELVTSHQTKEWICGNSVLPIFKMLQVVDLKSPDSYCLLDLKVLDDRQCALGGLYKAIEVVCQKHQFLFAQIWVSVADSWCTGKAITVRQRHIAINNNQNLSLFKYASGLQYILEGYGVVGRAFSSKSSCFCRDVTRLSIMEYPLVTCAREAGLTSCFAICLSAPGNDDNVFILEFFLPPNELLHRNLQDFLKLVLDTAKQQLQHVKVAVGHDFGEKLPVEVIKISSDDELDSFDICQTTKELHNVEPLPNGGELMLLDTPNQQSFSSETNQQLSLDIDEINAERDSIAVSEEQCNSAGSSTSAKTSQNKERKLQLELSTRQAKQGANAVNKRKNGKRTFTSESEIQKERERIEQDHNINLKKIEDRSSMTQDAAADGLGVGKSTLKRICRLYGITRWPPKNKEKKRKCSHSRK, encoded by the exons ATGGAGTGTGTGTTCAGTGAACAAGCCTGGTCCCGCCAACCCAATGGtctatgggttttttggagtgaACGTGATGATGCAGAGCAGCTTCAGAATCACTTCTCCTTCA CTGCAGATGTTGTTACTAAacgcatggcaatcaaggaaagAGTTAAGATTGCACTACAACATGTAGAGAAATTGTCCTGCAATTATCTTATTCAGTACTGGGCTAGTATTGTAATTGATGGCCAGACTTTCCTAACAACTTCAGATCAGCCTTTTGGTCTTACCAGACTTGAATACGGACTATGTTCGTACAGGAAAAAGTGCCTGAGCCATGCAATTCCTGTTGAGCTGAAGAACGGTACCCAATGTGAAAATGACCTTGGTCCCCCCGGACGTGTGTTCAAACATAGGTTGCCTGAACTATGTACAAACATGAAGAATTACAGCAAACAAGAGTTCCCTTTACGGGATGATGCTGTAGCCTGGAGCATACAATGGTGTTATACTGTCCCTGTCTTTGATCCATCTCGAGACACCTTTGTCGGGGTCCTTGAGTTGGTCACCAGTCACCAAACAAAAGAATGGATATGTGGAAACTCTGTCTTGCCCATTTTCAAGATGCTCCAG GTGGTGGATCTGAAATCTCCAGATTCATATTGTCTGCTTGATTTGAAA gttttggatgaccggCAATGTGCTCTTGGTGGATTATACAAGGCAATCGAAGTGGTATGTCAAAAACATCAATTTCTCTTTGCTCAGATTTGGGTCAGTGTTGCTGATTCATGGTGCACGGGAAAAGCTATCACTGTTAGACAACGACACATTGCAATCAACAATAACCAAAACTTAAGTTTATTCAAATATGCAAGTGGTCTTCAATACATATTAGAAGGATATGGTGTTGTTGGCAGGGCTTTCTCATCAAAATCTTCATGCTTTTGCCGAGATGTAACACGGTTGAGCATAATGGAATACCCCTTGGTAACTTGTGCTCGCGAAGCTGGTTTAACTAGTTGTTTTGCTATCTGTTTAAGTGCTCCGGGCAATGATGACAATGTTTTCATACTAGAGTTCTTCTTGCCCCCAAATGAGCTTCTGCATAGGAATCTACAAGACTTCCTGAAGTTAGTTTTGGACACGGCGAAACAACAGTTGCAACACGTTAAGGTTGCAGTCGGACATGATTTTGGAGAGAAGTTACCTGTTGAAGTCATCAAGATTTCTTCTGACGATGAACTTGATTCTTTTGATATCTGTCAAACTACTAAAGAACTGCATAATGTTGAGCCATTGCCAAATGGAGGAGAGTTGATGTTGCTTGACACACCAAATCAGCAGTCTTTTTCTTCCGAAACAAATCAGCAACTGAGTTTGGATATTGATGAGATAAATGCTGAAAGGGATAGCATAGCTGTAAGTGAAGAACAGTGCAATTCCGCTGGATCTTCAACTAGCGCTAAAACCTcacaaaacaaagaaagaaaactgCAGCTGGAATTATCAACACGACAGGCAAAGCAGGGAGCAAATGCtgtgaacaaaagaaaaaacggTAAACGGACATTTACCTCTGAGTCAGAGATtcagaaagaaagagagaggatAGAACAGGACCATAACATCAACCTCAAAAAAATTGAAGACCGTTCGTCAATGACTCAAGATGCCGCTGCCGATGGTTTGGGAG TTGGCAAATCAACACTGAAGCGTATATGTAGATTATACGGTATAACTAGATGGCCACCCAAGAataaggagaagaaaagaaaatgctcCCACTCTCGAAAATGA
- the LOC107806729 gene encoding protein NLP7-like isoform X2, with protein sequence MKMAGRNEAFRICGSVSEALSYMPCPLQYTEPNTKNDLWVFWSQHNNEFPSVFPSTADTTIYHDTIKEKIASALKNAYISDNFGCWLVQFWAPVTTKDQVFLTTCDLPFGLTKLHEGLCFYRSECLKFRIPIVTDCSENEYRLGPTERVFKHGLPEMSPDISRYSVADFPQHGSALIAGLGNYLAVPVFEPLSNERAGVLEIIGDKKGSFSQDFVQMVYEMLNKVDLRSSNIYGHPDKKQGLRGLERALKEIEEQLSFICRTHQLPLAQTWLPILDGSSIKRFMTTKEQFCICTSAGYEFRAA encoded by the exons A TGAAAATGGCAGGAAGAAATGAAGCATTCAGAATATGTGGTAGTGTATCCGAAGCATTGAGTTACATGCCATGTCCCCTGCAATACACTGAGCCTAACACTAAGAATGACCTCTGGGTATTTTGGAGCCAACACAACAACGAGTTTCCTTCTGTCTTCCCCAGCA CTGCTGATACTACTATCTATCATGATACTATTAAGGAGAAAATCGCATCTGCTCTCAAGAATGCCTACATTTCTGACAACTTCGGATGCTGGTTGGTTCAATTTTGGGCACCTGTGACTACTAAAGATCAGGTTTTTCTAACAACTTGTGACCTACCTTTTGGTCTTACGAAACTCCATGAAGGACTTTGTTTTTATAGGTCAGAGTGTCTGAAATTTAGAATTCCTATTGTAACTGATTGTTCTGAGAATGAGTATCGACTTGGTCCTACTGAACGCGTGTTCAAACATGGTTTGCCTGAAATGAGTCCGGATATTTCGCGCTATTCAGTTGCTGATTTTCCTCAGCATGGCTCGGCTTTAATTGCTGGTTTAGGGAACTATTTGGCTGTACCGGTTTTTGAGCCTCTTAGTAATGAACGCGCTGGAGTACTGGAGATCATAGGGGATAAGAAGGGAAGCTTCTCTCAAGATTTTGTTCAAATGGTGTATGAGATGCTCAAT AAGGTGGACTTGAGATCATCAAACATATATGGCCACCCCGACAAGAAG CAGGGCCTTAGAGGGCTAGAACGTGCCCTAAAAGAGATTGAGGAGCAGTTGAGTTTCATATGCAGAACACATCAATTACCTCTAGCTCAGACATGGCTACCTATCCTTGACGGAAGCAGCATTAAAAGATTCATGACTACAAAGGAACAGTTCTGCATATGCACATCAGCAGGCTACGAGTTCAGAGCTGCTTGA
- the LOC107806729 gene encoding protein NLP7-like isoform X3 — protein MAGRNEAFRICGSVSEALSYMPCPLQYTEPNTKNDLWVFWSQHNNEFPSVFPSTADTTIYHDTIKEKIASALKNAYISDNFGCWLVQFWAPVTTKDQVFLTTCDLPFGLTKLHEGLCFYRSECLKFRIPIVTDCSENEYRLGPTERVFKHGLPEMSPDISRYSVADFPQHGSALIAGLGNYLAVPVFEPLSNERAGVLEIIGDKKGSFSQDFVQMVYEMLNKVDLRSSNIYGHPDKKQGLRGLERALKEIEEQLSFICRTHQLPLAQTWLPILDGSSIKRFMTTKEQFCICTSAGYEFRAA, from the exons ATGGCAGGAAGAAATGAAGCATTCAGAATATGTGGTAGTGTATCCGAAGCATTGAGTTACATGCCATGTCCCCTGCAATACACTGAGCCTAACACTAAGAATGACCTCTGGGTATTTTGGAGCCAACACAACAACGAGTTTCCTTCTGTCTTCCCCAGCA CTGCTGATACTACTATCTATCATGATACTATTAAGGAGAAAATCGCATCTGCTCTCAAGAATGCCTACATTTCTGACAACTTCGGATGCTGGTTGGTTCAATTTTGGGCACCTGTGACTACTAAAGATCAGGTTTTTCTAACAACTTGTGACCTACCTTTTGGTCTTACGAAACTCCATGAAGGACTTTGTTTTTATAGGTCAGAGTGTCTGAAATTTAGAATTCCTATTGTAACTGATTGTTCTGAGAATGAGTATCGACTTGGTCCTACTGAACGCGTGTTCAAACATGGTTTGCCTGAAATGAGTCCGGATATTTCGCGCTATTCAGTTGCTGATTTTCCTCAGCATGGCTCGGCTTTAATTGCTGGTTTAGGGAACTATTTGGCTGTACCGGTTTTTGAGCCTCTTAGTAATGAACGCGCTGGAGTACTGGAGATCATAGGGGATAAGAAGGGAAGCTTCTCTCAAGATTTTGTTCAAATGGTGTATGAGATGCTCAAT AAGGTGGACTTGAGATCATCAAACATATATGGCCACCCCGACAAGAAG CAGGGCCTTAGAGGGCTAGAACGTGCCCTAAAAGAGATTGAGGAGCAGTTGAGTTTCATATGCAGAACACATCAATTACCTCTAGCTCAGACATGGCTACCTATCCTTGACGGAAGCAGCATTAAAAGATTCATGACTACAAAGGAACAGTTCTGCATATGCACATCAGCAGGCTACGAGTTCAGAGCTGCTTGA
- the LOC107806729 gene encoding uncharacterized protein LOC107806729 isoform X1 produces MFHLGKSQGVVSKAFLTRSSCFCSDITQLSMIEYPLAHVAHRVGLHSSFAMCLQSSYTGDYVYLLEFFLPQDNKSDCRSPQTILNMLLASMERQFRSFKLASGQKLGEKLSVEIIPVPSDDGLNSFEICHGVKPLSDIEAVARPGKIEWFDPLNRLLKSGNTVHICPENIDLTTSSRTANTTTKLTNVRVLTNRVVSNSSEEESMMKISEGHHRINRVVLQQSVGAKVNGTETTLASQSAPNSLGTKHLEINDMNCSSDQLQSANVADRHCEESSGGETTTSLTHAAKPATQAVGVQNESTVPRKCPKFLLSGVRGDELERLAKVSKFYDRAELQEFLQKLPEHQRGDAVSSMVYEANARVRDPVYGCVGAIASLQNQVSLLQMQLAVAQAEVVCMQMTMDMEEPQKLWEPLWS; encoded by the exons ATGTTTCACTTAGGGAAGAGTCAGGGggttgttagtaaggcctttttAACCCGTAGTTCGTGCTTCTGCAGTGATATCACACAGTTAAGCATGATTGAGTACCCCTTGGCACATGTGGCACACAGAGTTGGATTACATAGCTCGTTTGCTATGTGTTTGCAAAGTTCCTACACAGGGGACTATGTATACCTATTGGAGTTCTTTTTACCCCAAGATAACAAGTCAGATTGCAGGAGTCCACAAACCATATTGAATATGCTATTGGCCTCGATGGAGCGACAATTTCGAAGTTTCAAGCTTGCTTCTGGACAAAAGCTGGGAGAGAAATTATCTGTCGAAATTATACCTGTTCCTTCAGATGATGGACTCAACTCTTTTGAGATATGCCATGGTGTGAAACCTTTGTCTGATATTGAAGCAGTAGCACGTCCGGGAAAAATAGAGTGGTTTGACCCATTAAACAGATTACTGAAAAGTGGAAATACAGTACATATTTGTCCTGAAAATATTGATCTAACAACATCATCAAGAACTGCTAACACTACAACAAAACTAACAAATGTGAGGGTGCTAACTAATAGAGTTGTTTCCAATAGCTCTGAGGAAGAAAGCATGATGAAGATATCCGAAGGACACCACAGAATTAACAGAGTAGTGCTTCAGCAATCAGTTGGTGCAAAAGTCAATGGCACTGAAACCACTCTTG CCAGCCAATCTGCTCCAAATAGTCTTGGCACAAAGCATCTTGAAATTAACGACATGAATTGCTCCAGTGATCAGCTTCAATCTGCCAATGTTGCTGATAGACATTGTGAAGAATCCAGTGGAGGTGAAACCACAACTTCCTTGACTCATGCTGCAAAGCCCGCCACACAAGCTGTGGGAGTGCAGAACGAAAGCACCGTTCCAAGAAAATGTCCAAAGTTTCTACTCTCTGGGGTTCGTGGTGATGAGCTAGAAAGGTTAGCCAAGGTGTCTAAGTTTTATGATCGTGCGGAGCTCCAG GAATTTTTGCAGAAGTTACCAGAGCATCAACGGGGCGATGCCGTGAGTTCAATGGTGTATGAGGCTAATGCTAGAGTGAGGGATCCAGTTTATGGTTGTGTTGGAGCTATAGCATCTTTGCAGAACCAAGTTAGCCTTCTCCAAATGCAACTGGCAGTTGCTCAAGCTGAAGTGGTGTGCATGCAGATGACTATGGACATGGAAGAACCACAAAAACTGTGGGAGCCCTTGTGGTCATGA
- the LOC107830958 gene encoding protein NLP3 isoform X1 — translation MLQVVDLKSPDSYCPLNLKVLDDRECALGGIYKAIEMVCQKHQYLFAQIWVSVADSWCTGKAITVRQRHIAISDNQNLSLFKYASGLQYILEGYSVVGRAFSSKSSCFCRDVTQLSIMEYPLVTCAREAGLTGCFAICLSAPGNDDNVYILEFFLPPNELLHRNLQDFLKLVLDTVKQQLHFFKVAVGHDFEKKLPVEGIKISSDDELDSFNICQTTKELHNVEPLPNGGKLMLLDTPNQQSLSSETNQQLSLDINEINAERDSIAVSEEQCNSAGSSTSAKTSQNKERKLQLELSTRQAKQGANAVNKRKNGKRTLTSESEIQKERERIERDHNINLKKIEDRSSMTEDAAADDLGVGKSTVKRICRLYGITRWPPKNKEKKRKCSPSRKMKSILPAEEDVNASTKFQQSSDSPNKEDTINGAKVGAHVTEIRDGTAVITKVKYGDGMLKLKLTLSSKMKDLEEEVAKRVESSIESFDFTYVDKEGDTILIKCDEDLTECFLHFRSSKRNFYQFSALVVSRNRSECIPIYFYQIHVCGRKESVVAMINSSIHKVNSSMINSYI, via the exons ATGCTCCAG GTGGTGGACTTGAAATCTCCGGATTCATATTGTCCGCTTAATTTGAAA gttttggatgaccgggAATGTGCTCTTGGTGGAATATACAAGGCAATCGAAATGGTATGTCAAAAACATCAATATCTCTTTGCTCAGATTTGGGTCAGTGTTGCTGATTCATGGTGCACGGGAAAAGCTATCACTGTTAGACAACGACACATTGCAATCAGTGATAACCAAAACTTAAGTTTATTCAAATATGCAAGTGGTCTTCAATACATATTAGAAGGCTACAGTGTTGTAGGTAGGGCTTTCTCATCAAAATCTTCGTGCTTTTGCCGAGATGTAACACAGTTGAGCATAATGGAATACCCCTTGGTAACTTGTGCTCGCGAAGCTGGTTTAACTGGTTGTTTTGCAATCTGTTTAAGTGCTCCAGGCAATGATGACAATGTTTACATACTAGAGTTCTTCTTGCCCCCAAATGAGCTTCTGCATAGGAATCTACAAGACTTCCTGAAGTTGGTTTTGGACACGGTGAAACAACAGTTGCACTTCTTTAAGGTTGCAGTTGGACATGATTTTGAAAAGAAGTTACCTGTTGAAGGCATCAAGATTTCTTCTGACGATGAACTTGATTCTTTTAATATCTGTCAAACTACTAAGGAACTGCATAATGTTGAGCCATTGCCAAATGGAGGAAAGTTGATGTTGCTTGACACACCAAATCAGCAGTCTCTTTCTTCCGAAACAAATCAGCAACTGAGTTTGGATATTAATGAGATAAATGCTGAAAGGGATAGCATAGCTGTAAGTGAAGAACAGTGCAATTCCGCTGGATCTTCAACTAGCGCTAAAACCTctcaaaacaaagaaagaaaactgCAGCTGGAATTATCAACACGACAGGCAAAGCAGGGAGCAAATGCtgtgaacaaaagaaaaaacggTAAACGGACATTAACCTCTGAGTCGGAGATtcagaaagaaagagagaggatAGAACGCGATCATAACATCAACCTCAAAAAAATTGAAGACCGCTCGTCAATGACTGAAGATGCCGCTGCTGATGATTTGGGAG TTGGCAAATCAACGGTGAAGCGTATATGTAGATTATACGGTATAACTAGATGGCCGCCCAAGAataaggagaagaaaagaaaatgctcCCCCTCTCGTAAAATGAAATCCATCCTCCCTGCTGAGGAAGACGTCAATGCTAGTACAAAATTCCAGCAATCTTCTGATTCGCCTAACAAGGAAGACACAATTAATGGAGCTAAAGTTGGAGCACATGTTACAGAAATCCGAGATGGTACAGCTGTGATTACAAAGGTGAAATATGGAGATGGGATGCTAAAATTGAAGCTAACTCTTTCTTCTAAGATGAAGGATTTAGAAGAGGAAGTGGCAAAGAGGGTCGAGTCATCGATTGAAAGTTTTGATTTCACGTATGTAGATAAAGAGGGTGATACGATATTGATAAAATGTGATGAGGATTTGACGGAATGTTTTCTGCATTTTAGATCTTCAAAGAGGAATTTTTATCAGTTTTCTGCTCTTGTGGTTTCAAGGAATCGAAGTGAATGTATTCCAATATACTTCTATCAGATTCATGTTTGTGGTCGCAAGGAATCGGTCGTAGCCATGATCAACTCTTCTATCCACAAGGTCAATAGTAGCATGATCAATTCCTATATCTAG
- the LOC107830958 gene encoding protein NLP6 isoform X2, translating to MVCQKHQYLFAQIWVSVADSWCTGKAITVRQRHIAISDNQNLSLFKYASGLQYILEGYSVVGRAFSSKSSCFCRDVTQLSIMEYPLVTCAREAGLTGCFAICLSAPGNDDNVYILEFFLPPNELLHRNLQDFLKLVLDTVKQQLHFFKVAVGHDFEKKLPVEGIKISSDDELDSFNICQTTKELHNVEPLPNGGKLMLLDTPNQQSLSSETNQQLSLDINEINAERDSIAVSEEQCNSAGSSTSAKTSQNKERKLQLELSTRQAKQGANAVNKRKNGKRTLTSESEIQKERERIERDHNINLKKIEDRSSMTEDAAADDLGVGKSTVKRICRLYGITRWPPKNKEKKRKCSPSRKMKSILPAEEDVNASTKFQQSSDSPNKEDTINGAKVGAHVTEIRDGTAVITKVKYGDGMLKLKLTLSSKMKDLEEEVAKRVESSIESFDFTYVDKEGDTILIKCDEDLTECFLHFRSSKRNFYQFSALVVSRNRSECIPIYFYQIHVCGRKESVVAMINSSIHKVNSSMINSYI from the exons ATGGTATGTCAAAAACATCAATATCTCTTTGCTCAGATTTGGGTCAGTGTTGCTGATTCATGGTGCACGGGAAAAGCTATCACTGTTAGACAACGACACATTGCAATCAGTGATAACCAAAACTTAAGTTTATTCAAATATGCAAGTGGTCTTCAATACATATTAGAAGGCTACAGTGTTGTAGGTAGGGCTTTCTCATCAAAATCTTCGTGCTTTTGCCGAGATGTAACACAGTTGAGCATAATGGAATACCCCTTGGTAACTTGTGCTCGCGAAGCTGGTTTAACTGGTTGTTTTGCAATCTGTTTAAGTGCTCCAGGCAATGATGACAATGTTTACATACTAGAGTTCTTCTTGCCCCCAAATGAGCTTCTGCATAGGAATCTACAAGACTTCCTGAAGTTGGTTTTGGACACGGTGAAACAACAGTTGCACTTCTTTAAGGTTGCAGTTGGACATGATTTTGAAAAGAAGTTACCTGTTGAAGGCATCAAGATTTCTTCTGACGATGAACTTGATTCTTTTAATATCTGTCAAACTACTAAGGAACTGCATAATGTTGAGCCATTGCCAAATGGAGGAAAGTTGATGTTGCTTGACACACCAAATCAGCAGTCTCTTTCTTCCGAAACAAATCAGCAACTGAGTTTGGATATTAATGAGATAAATGCTGAAAGGGATAGCATAGCTGTAAGTGAAGAACAGTGCAATTCCGCTGGATCTTCAACTAGCGCTAAAACCTctcaaaacaaagaaagaaaactgCAGCTGGAATTATCAACACGACAGGCAAAGCAGGGAGCAAATGCtgtgaacaaaagaaaaaacggTAAACGGACATTAACCTCTGAGTCGGAGATtcagaaagaaagagagaggatAGAACGCGATCATAACATCAACCTCAAAAAAATTGAAGACCGCTCGTCAATGACTGAAGATGCCGCTGCTGATGATTTGGGAG TTGGCAAATCAACGGTGAAGCGTATATGTAGATTATACGGTATAACTAGATGGCCGCCCAAGAataaggagaagaaaagaaaatgctcCCCCTCTCGTAAAATGAAATCCATCCTCCCTGCTGAGGAAGACGTCAATGCTAGTACAAAATTCCAGCAATCTTCTGATTCGCCTAACAAGGAAGACACAATTAATGGAGCTAAAGTTGGAGCACATGTTACAGAAATCCGAGATGGTACAGCTGTGATTACAAAGGTGAAATATGGAGATGGGATGCTAAAATTGAAGCTAACTCTTTCTTCTAAGATGAAGGATTTAGAAGAGGAAGTGGCAAAGAGGGTCGAGTCATCGATTGAAAGTTTTGATTTCACGTATGTAGATAAAGAGGGTGATACGATATTGATAAAATGTGATGAGGATTTGACGGAATGTTTTCTGCATTTTAGATCTTCAAAGAGGAATTTTTATCAGTTTTCTGCTCTTGTGGTTTCAAGGAATCGAAGTGAATGTATTCCAATATACTTCTATCAGATTCATGTTTGTGGTCGCAAGGAATCGGTCGTAGCCATGATCAACTCTTCTATCCACAAGGTCAATAGTAGCATGATCAATTCCTATATCTAG